In the Euphorbia lathyris chromosome 5, ddEupLath1.1, whole genome shotgun sequence genome, one interval contains:
- the LOC136231342 gene encoding anthocyanidin 3-O-glucosyltransferase 5-like, with translation MQNARPHAVLLASAGMGHLIPAVELGKRLITHHNFTVTIFVVSTDPSTAKSLLESPYPKLTVSTLPFVDISPLVQPSDDIVTKIIVLMRESMPNLRSAISVMKFRPTALIVDIFGTEAFPIADEFSMLKYVFVTSDARFLALTVYAPAVEKMVEEEHVKQKKPLRLPGCKPVRFEDTMEVYLKMDDRVYDEYTRLAREIPTADGILMNTWEDLDRLTIESLRDPKKLGDVVRVPIYPIGPLARPAEPVVGKGKHVMDWLESQPSESVIYVSFGSGGTLSTRQTIELAWGLELSKQRFIWVFRPPLDHDASGSFFTVSDESEALKRYLPNGFLTRIQEVGLVVPTWAPQSEILAHPSVGGFLTHCGWNSTLESITNGVPMITWPLYAEQKMNATLLAEDLKVAVRSEKQPTESVIGREEIAMMVRKIMEDEEGESMRIKVKELKNSGENALKKGGSSYNSLSQVVEECEYSLRCLTAKARGA, from the exons ATGCAAAACGCAAGACCACATGCCGTTTTACTCGCCAGCGCCGGCATGGGACACCTCATCCCCGCCGTTGAGCTCGGAAAACGCCTCATCACCCACCACAACTTCACCGTAACTATCTTCGTCGTCTCCACTGATCCCTCCACCGCTAAGTCTCTTCTTGAATCACCGTATCCAAAACTCACCGTTTCGACACTTCCTTTTGTAGACATTTCGCCTCTGGTTCAACCTTCCGACGATATCGTCACAAAAATAATCGTCCTAATGCGAGAGTCAATGCCGAATCTCCGTTCTGCAATCTCCGTTATGAAGTTCCGGCCGACGGCTTTAATTGTCGACATTTTCGGAACTGAAGCTTTTCCGATCGCCGACGAGTTTAGCATGCTGAAATACGTTTTCGTTACTTCCGATGCACGTTTTCTTGCTCTGACTGTATATGCTCCGGCGGTGGAGAAAATGGTGGAAGAAGAACATGTTAAGCAGAAAAAACCGCTCCGATTACCCGGTTGTAAACCGGTTCGGTTCGAAGATACGATGGAGGTGTATCTGAAAATGGATGATCGTGTTTACGATGAGTATACACGATTAGCGCGGGAAATACCGACGGCTGATGGGATTTTGATGAACACGTGGGAAGATCTAGACCGTTTAACTATTGAATCTCTGAGAGATCCGAAAAAGCTAGGAGATGTGGTTCGGGTGCCGATCTACCCAATTGGACCGCTGGCTAGACCGGCTGAACCGGTAGTTGGGAAGGGGAAACATGTTATGGATTGGCTGGAGAGTCAACCCAGTGAGTCAGTGATTTATGTCTCGTTTGGAAGTGGCGGGACTCTGTCAACTCGGCAAACTATTGAACTTGCATGGGGTTTGGAACTCAGTAAACAGAGGTTTATTTGGGTGTTTCGACCACCACTGGACCATGATGCATCCGGGTCATTTTTCACTGTAAGTGATGAATCTGAGGCTTTAAAAAGATACTTGCCAAATGGGTTTTTGACCCGAATACAAGAAGTGGGACTCGTGGTCCCTACGTGGGCTCCACAAAGTGAGATCCTCGCTCATCCGTCGGTTG GTGGATTTTTAACACATTGTGGATGGAACTCAACTCTTGAAAGCATTACTAATGGGGTGCCCATGATTACATGGCCATTGTATGCTGAGCAAAAAATGAATGCTACTCTGCTAGCAGAGGATCTGAAGGTAGCCGTCCGATCAGAGAAGCAGCCAACAGAGTCTGTGATCGGAAGAGAGGAGATAGCAATGATGGTAAGAAAGATTATGGAGGATGAAGAAGGAGAATCAATGAGGATAAAAGtgaaagaattgaaaaataGTGGAGAAAACGCATTAAAGAAAGGTGGTTCTTCTTATAATTCACTGTCTCAAGTCGTCGAAGAATGTGAATATAGTTTGCGTTGCCTCACGGCAAAGGCTAGAGGTGCTTAA